In Ciona intestinalis unplaced genomic scaffold, KH HT000388.1, whole genome shotgun sequence, the following proteins share a genomic window:
- the LOC108950611 gene encoding uncharacterized protein LOC108950611 isoform X1, producing MTTRQQPLIIGGDMRADTPGHCAKFGTYSFLELNINKIISTQLLQSNEIGNSNAMEKQGFIRCLEDLQQYDLRPHTVITDRHLQIAKYIREEQNDIVHHYDVWHLAKGLERKLLPLSNKHPELRPWLKSIIGHLYWAPASTPSDLDEDSKQNIVLAKWMSLTNHVVNRHSHDNEYYPSCIHEESPLDTKWLHEDDIGYKKLKEITLNTRFLKDVKKLSTDHQTSSIESFHSLILQFSPKMKTFSYKGMLCRQLLAALHYNENSDQEFILDGDDDPKLYATFPKKKHKEGTYSIRTKKLIPRIVSPFHYYYSLPFCSLNYYRKYYIPFLF from the exons ATGACAACCCGGCAGCAACCACTCATTATTGGAGGGGACATGCGAGCAGACACTCCAGGTCACTGTGCGAAATTTGGCACATATTCATTTCTAGAGCTGAATATCAACAAGATAATTTCTACACAACTTTTACAG AGCAATGAGATTGGCAATTCTAATGCAATGGAGAAGCAAGGGTTCATAAGATGTCTAGAAGATCTGCAACAATATGATTTAAGACCACATACTGTTATTACTGACCGTCACCTACAAATTGCAAAATATATCAGAGAAGAGCAAAATGACATTGTTCATCATTACGATGTCTGGCACTTAGCCAAAG GATTAGAAAGAAAACTCCTGCCTCTTTCCAACAAGCATCCGGAGTTAAGACCATGGCTTAAATCTATTATTGGTCATCTATATTGGGCTCCAGCATCGACTCCATCTGACTTGGATGAAGATTCCaagcaaaatattgttttggctAAATGGATGTCGTTGACCAATCATGTTGTGAATCGGCACAGTCATGACAATGAATATTACCCTTCATGTATACATGAAGAATCCCCACTGGATACAAAATGGTTGCACGAAG atGACATTGgatacaaaaagttaaaagagATTACATTAAACACTCGTTTTCTGAAAGATGTGAAGAAACTTTCTACTGACCATCAAACCAGCAGCATCGAATCCTTCCACAgtcttattttacaattttctcCAAAGATGAAGACCTTTTCTTATAAAGGCATGCTCTGCAG ACAACTTTTGGCGGCATTACACTACAACGAAAATAGCGACCAAGAATTCATTTTGGATGGTGATGATGACCCTAAGCTTTATGCAACGTTTCCaaagaaaaaacacaaagaaGGGACATACTCAATAAGGACAAAAAAACTGATCCCACGCATAGTAAGTCCCTTTCACTATTATTATTCTTTACCTTTTTGTTCATTGAATTATTACAGGAAGTACTACAtaccatttttgttttaa
- the LOC108950611 gene encoding uncharacterized protein LOC108950611 isoform X2, which produces MTTRQQPLIIGGDMRADTPGHCAKFGTYSFLELNINKIISTQLLQSNEIGNSNAMEKQGFIRCLEDLQQYDLRPHTVITDRHLQIAKYIREEQNDIVHHYDVWHLAKASTPSDLDEDSKQNIVLAKWMSLTNHVVNRHSHDNEYYPSCIHEESPLDTKWLHEDDIGYKKLKEITLNTRFLKDVKKLSTDHQTSSIESFHSLILQFSPKMKTFSYKGMLCRQLLAALHYNENSDQEFILDGDDDPKLYATFPKKKHKEGTYSIRTKKLIPRIVSPFHYYYSLPFCSLNYYRKYYIPFLF; this is translated from the exons ATGACAACCCGGCAGCAACCACTCATTATTGGAGGGGACATGCGAGCAGACACTCCAGGTCACTGTGCGAAATTTGGCACATATTCATTTCTAGAGCTGAATATCAACAAGATAATTTCTACACAACTTTTACAG AGCAATGAGATTGGCAATTCTAATGCAATGGAGAAGCAAGGGTTCATAAGATGTCTAGAAGATCTGCAACAATATGATTTAAGACCACATACTGTTATTACTGACCGTCACCTACAAATTGCAAAATATATCAGAGAAGAGCAAAATGACATTGTTCATCATTACGATGTCTGGCACTTAGCCAAAG CATCGACTCCATCTGACTTGGATGAAGATTCCaagcaaaatattgttttggctAAATGGATGTCGTTGACCAATCATGTTGTGAATCGGCACAGTCATGACAATGAATATTACCCTTCATGTATACATGAAGAATCCCCACTGGATACAAAATGGTTGCACGAAG atGACATTGgatacaaaaagttaaaagagATTACATTAAACACTCGTTTTCTGAAAGATGTGAAGAAACTTTCTACTGACCATCAAACCAGCAGCATCGAATCCTTCCACAgtcttattttacaattttctcCAAAGATGAAGACCTTTTCTTATAAAGGCATGCTCTGCAG ACAACTTTTGGCGGCATTACACTACAACGAAAATAGCGACCAAGAATTCATTTTGGATGGTGATGATGACCCTAAGCTTTATGCAACGTTTCCaaagaaaaaacacaaagaaGGGACATACTCAATAAGGACAAAAAAACTGATCCCACGCATAGTAAGTCCCTTTCACTATTATTATTCTTTACCTTTTTGTTCATTGAATTATTACAGGAAGTACTACAtaccatttttgttttaa
- the LOC108950611 gene encoding uncharacterized protein LOC108950611 isoform X3, which produces MTTRQQPLIIGGDMRADTPGHCAKFGTYSFLELNINKIISTQLLQSNEIGNSNAMEKQGFIRCLEDLQQYDLRPHTVITDRHLQIAKYIREEQNDIVHHYDVWHLAKGLERKLLPLSNKHPELRPWLKSIIGHLYWAPASTPSDLDEDSKQNIVLAKWMSLTNHVVNRHSHDNEYYPSCIHEESPLDTKWLHEDDIGYKKLKEITLTIKPAASNPSTVLFYNFLQR; this is translated from the exons ATGACAACCCGGCAGCAACCACTCATTATTGGAGGGGACATGCGAGCAGACACTCCAGGTCACTGTGCGAAATTTGGCACATATTCATTTCTAGAGCTGAATATCAACAAGATAATTTCTACACAACTTTTACAG AGCAATGAGATTGGCAATTCTAATGCAATGGAGAAGCAAGGGTTCATAAGATGTCTAGAAGATCTGCAACAATATGATTTAAGACCACATACTGTTATTACTGACCGTCACCTACAAATTGCAAAATATATCAGAGAAGAGCAAAATGACATTGTTCATCATTACGATGTCTGGCACTTAGCCAAAG GATTAGAAAGAAAACTCCTGCCTCTTTCCAACAAGCATCCGGAGTTAAGACCATGGCTTAAATCTATTATTGGTCATCTATATTGGGCTCCAGCATCGACTCCATCTGACTTGGATGAAGATTCCaagcaaaatattgttttggctAAATGGATGTCGTTGACCAATCATGTTGTGAATCGGCACAGTCATGACAATGAATATTACCCTTCATGTATACATGAAGAATCCCCACTGGATACAAAATGGTTGCACGAAG atGACATTGgatacaaaaagttaaaagagATTACATTA ACCATCAAACCAGCAGCATCGAATCCTTCCACAgtcttattttacaattttctcCAAAGATGA